ATTTCTTGGTAATCATTACAATTCATCAAGTCCCTATTTATAGTAAAACATAAATGGTATATTCTAACAAATATATTGATGACTCGCCATAATAGAGTTATCTAGATCCTTCTAGAGATTGATGACTCATAATCTAAAATACTTAGTAGAGCTTGAGCCTAAATCAATTCTATTTGGGTCATAACAGGTTCTCCCACCTAATGGACTAGTATTTTGAATGGGATTATGCTCATACACCCTATAATTCTCTATTGGTTTGCAGTTGTAAATGCAGAGAGAGGACTTAAACGAAGAATGATGTCCAATTTATGTGGATATAATGCTGTTTAACTGTCATGTTATCTAATATGAGTGATGAGTGATGTTTGAGGACAGCCTGCCATTTGAGGGTTTTtcgtattattattattattattatttaattcgGAGAGTTCAGATTCAAATTGAGATTAACAGGGCTTTTTGTTGTGtgtgttttaataataatatacagGAATTACAGATGTTGGAATGAAAGCTATTGGTGATGGTCTTTCCTTATTACAGTCCTTGGATGTAACCTACTGCAGAAAGCTGACCGATAAAGGATTGTCTGCTGTTGCCAAAGGCTGTCGTGAGTTGCGGATATTGCATCTTGCTGGATGCAGATTTGTTACAGATAGTATACTCAAAGCTCTGTCCGAAAATTGTCGTAATTTAGAAGAATTGGGATTGCAAGGATGCACAAGTATCACTGACAATGGACTGATAAACCTTGCAAGTGGTTGCCAACGGATCAAGTTTTTAGACATCAATAAATGCAGTAACGTCAGTGATGTTGGGGTTTCTAGTATTTGTAAGGCTTGTTCTTCTTCACTCAAGACATTGAAATTATTAGATTGCTACAAAATTGGGGATGAAACCATATTATCGTTGGCCAAATTCTGTGATAATCTGGAGACTTTGAACATTGGTGGTTGCCGAGATGTCTCCAATGACGCAATAAAGTTGCTTGCTACTGCATGTAGAAACAACCTTAAAAACTTGAGGATGGATTGGTGTCTTAACATTGCTGACTCTTCATTGAGCTGTATTTTAAGTCAATGCAGAAACCTTGTGGCACTGGACATTGGTTGCTGTGAAGAGGTGACAGATACTGCTTTTCATCTTATAAGCGGTGAGGAGCCTGGTTTGAGACTAAATTTTCTGAAAGTTAGTAATTGTCCAAAGATTACAGTGGTTGGTATAGGCATTCTTGTGGGTAAATGCAGTTACCTGGAATACTTGGATGTAAGATCTTGCCCACACATTACAAAGGCTGGCCTTGATGAGGctggtttccattttcctgaTTTCTGTAAGATTAATTTTGATGGTAGCATCAATGAGCCTGCCGTGCTTCTTTGATACtgtaattatttttgaagattGGTTCGATCGAAAGATATTTCGATCTGCCTATGTGAACTTTCTTGATAAGGTGTGCCTTTAGACATTTGAGGAGAATTTGTAAGCTCTGGTGATCTTAGTTTTCATGTGCGCCATGTATCGTGTATATCACTGCACTGATTAACTGGGGTTTGTTGTATTGTATTATAGTTTGTTGATCCGGTCGGTTGTAAATTTTGTAAGCACATTTGTGTTGGGATTTTGTGCAACTGTGACTTCACAGATTTGTATTTGATACTTGATCTGGTAATATCATTTGTATGTATGACAATTAGCTATTACCTACaaaagtttgtttttttttttttttaatttcaaatacgTTTAGGAAACATGTGAAATGGGAAGgcttttatattttgattatattttttatagtttgAACAATCCTTCTGAAGTCTATACTCTCTTTCTgataaaaaaacagaaaaaaattatactatctTTGCTATGTCTctcacatttttttcttttttattttacttatattctatttttttaaaatccgttatctcaaattttaaaatcacaTTACCATACATTTCTAGaattaaatactataataaCTCCATTGTTGAATGAAGTTGTGTAAGTGTTCGGTCACATAGCAAAGATCTAAACTTCTAAAATCGACATTGCATTGATAACCTTCTTAGTTATCAAATAGGGACATGAAACTCAGATATTTCATTTCTCAATAGATATAAATGTACCATAAAGtccacaataataaaaaatgatgcgATGTTATTCTTTTacgaattttaattaattaattcattagtattattaataaatttttagtattttatttattaattttattgattttttccttttctattatttaattattgaaagATAAATGAAAACAACCATAAGAGGTCGGTTGTATCCCTTAAATCTTAatctaaaaaaaacttaaatacttaaaaaaaaaagagatgtCATCTTCTATTCCTATTTTACAGATTTGCCTTTGAAATGTCGAGCTTTAGGATGCTGACTTTATTTTTAGTGtgaaaaataagatatattgacatatgttttgaaaaagagaatagattataatttttgtataaaaaatgatatggtatttaaaaaaaattccattAGATGGTTTTGGAATTACAACTTCAACTTGCAAGAAAATAAAAGCACATAATATGGTGGAGAAATTCAATCAAAGAGAGGTACGGATTAGAAAAAACTGATTTTCTGAACTAGTAAACAGTAATTGTCACAAATCTCTTACACACAaacataatttttgttttttaatattgatttatcCTGGAAAACGAACCGTTAAATAAGACCCactaaaataataacaatttaataaaaatatgaggaaAAAAAGATCCCTTACCAATTCccaattcaataatattattgttattattattattattattattattatttgaagtaACACTACCGATGCTAGTATTGTTGTTGTATCTTACATAACAAATCCATCGAAGCAACAAATTAACCACCGTTCTCTCCGCCGTACCATGTCGGAAGCACCGTCTCAACCACCACTCCCCGCCACCGACTCTCCACCTCCATACTGGTGTTACCACTGCGACAAACGCGTCTCCGTCGAAACTGTCGCAAATCTCCCCGACGTCATCTGCGGCGAGTGCAAAAACGGCTTCGTCGAATCCATCTCTACACCTTCTCGTTCTCGTTCTCCTTCCTCTTCCTCTGATGACCCTAACTTTGGTTCTCAGTTCCTCCAGGTTCTTCGCTTAATCGCTCAATCGTCGCGTGATGACGACGCGTCTCCACCCCCTCCTCCAACTCGTTCCCCTGAGAACGATTTCCTCAGAATCGAACTCGGTGGTTGGGACCACAACGACGAAGAAAACGACGACGACGAGTTTCACAACAACGACGGCGAAGATCACGAAGGTACCGTCGAGGAACAGGAAGATCGATCCGGAAACGACGATTCGCACTGGGATGAAGAAGATATGAGGCGAAGGAGACGCGATCTGTTGCGTCTTCGAATTAGGGATTTAGCGACCCGAACCCGAAGCATGCAGAATCGGATCTTGGATTGGGCCGAGATTCTAATGGGCCTGGAAGACAATTCAATTGAGTTTCGTCTTCAGGCACCGGAATCGGACCGGTACGTCGGAAATCCAGAGGATTATGTTGATGCGGCGGAGTATGAGGCGTTGTTGCAGACGCTGGCGGAGAGTGATGGAAGTGGAAGGGGAGGAGCTCCGCCGGCGTCAAAGTCGGCTGTGGAAGCGTTGCCGACTGTGAAGATCGTGTCGGAGAGTGAGGTTGTTGGTTGTGCTGTGTGTAAGGATATGATTGGTGTTGGAGAAATGGCGAAGAGATTGCCGTGTGGACATGAGTATCATGGTGATTGTATTGTTCCATGGTTGAGTAGTAGAAATTCTTGCCCTGTTTGCAGGTTTGAGCTTCCAACGGATGATAAGGAGTATGAAGAAGAGAGAGCTTCGTGTTCGGGTTCTGGtcgtggtggtggtggtggtggagcAGGAGCTTCCACCACCATGTGATGTGAGTATGTTTCTCTTCTGTGATGATATCTGTGTAATCATTGTAATATACTCCATGCTATGTTATTTTCTGcacttttattttgttattagtGTAATTTTATCAAAGCTTGTTCAATCAATGTTATTCATTCGAAGCTTTTGCCTAGTTGGATTCTTGGCTCTCAGATGTTGAAAAAAACACTTGTATATAGCATTTGGATTAATGTGATCACATTATTCATATGTAATTTGCTGTTTTTGTACCATGTTAGCATGCCCTTTGTTGTGTgcacattttttcttttgattgctGGACTTGCTTTCATCTTATGTTTAGTTTGTGGCATAACCCTACAGATGATCTTTGGGGTTTATTATTATGGCTCTATCCCTGAAGAGAGGTATATGCAAACAATTGAGCTTCAAAGGTTTATACCTTAGCCTCAAGGTGAAATTCATTTGACACTGTCCATTAAGTCTGTTTTTAAGCATTTGACTTCATAATGGTCACTGCTATAAGAAGCTAGAATTAGAATCTAGTTCATGTATGAACCTTCGGAGTAGTGATCTCTGGAAGGAGTGGCTTCAATATTGCTTGAGAGGAATAATGGAAGATAGTGATGGTGAATGAAGATACACTTTGGCAGGAGTGGTGACAAATTATAGCGGTGTACCTATCGACACCCAAATGTTCAAGTCAACCATTTGTGTTAGGGATTGTAATGACAGCTAACAACTTGTAACTGCATAACCGCCCCTCCACTAGATTTTGTACTGTTGATTAATGGGAGCTCCATTTTGTCTTCGAATGAGCTTGAAGGCATTGGGCTGGCTGACATAACCTTTGGCCTGTGGACGCCTAAGATGGTGCAgaacatattttaataattcaaaaatattgcaTGGCACTCAATGCTTGAGTGGCAtggaaagagaaagaaaaacaaaacactGCTGTTTGCCAAAGAAAGAAATAACAAGGAACCGGAACATTACTGGATAGAGTTGTGTGAACATAGTGTACCGTTTTGTTTAGAGTACCAATGCAAGCTAGTGTCCATTAAGGTGTTAAGATGAAAGAGCACTGCTTGAATTTGGTATGGCAACATTTTAATGATTCTCTTTTCTAATTAAAGGCCTTGCTAAAAGGATGAGCGGAGCTCTGAGGGAACATTCTAGATAATGTTTCTGCATTTTTGGAAGGGAGAGAGGGGAACTGGTTCtgtttgttgttattattaataatttctGGTTGCTTCTCTCCTCTCAAGTTATCtgtttgttgttattattaataatttctGGTTGCTTCTCTCCTCTCAAGTTTGTCATATTTTGTAACCATGACACGTAAGTTACAGCTTATCTCCTAATCTGTTGGCCAACCATGTTCCACCGATGTATGTACCATTATGTGTAAATACAGGCCAGATTATATTTTCACCGTAGCCATTAGTTTAAGGTTCACAGCGTTTACCGTAGTGTTTGGATGAGCATTGTGATTATGTCAAAAGCAAATAAGTGGAACAATGATACTCATAATTCTCAGAAAAATAAATGAACACCctaaagaagatgaagaagaccACGAGGAACTGTAGAGTGTAGAGTGAAAGAAAGCTCACTCCAAATACCATGTAAATCATATGTGACTCAAAGAACACACGAACTTCAACCCATTTTCATCATGTCTGTTGTTTTCCAAACTACTTAGTTAAATCCTACTGTCCAGAATTGATGATGCCATGGTGCCTTTCTTCTATAACATTGTAAATACTTATTTTCTTCTTTGCTTGTTAAATTTCTTTTTGCAAAACTGTGTTCGAAATTTGTAAGGgggaaaaaattgaaagaaatcaACCAACGACATTGACACTACCAACAAGATTAATGGTAATTTATCTAAGTTTTGTCTATATAAAAAACTCGGACTATACTATTAATAGGCGGTCAAAATAGATTTTCCTAAGCAGACACCAAGGAGAACTCACCATCAGTTGATTTGCTCCAAGCTATACAATCATTGGGAACATCTTGTCGTGAAGGAGGCAAAAGTCAACAATTCTGAGGGATCCTATTACTGAATTCTTCAACATTCTAAGCACCATTGCCACTAACAAAGTCAACAATTGTTTTTGACAAATTCTGGCTGCTCCAGCTCATTAGTTGCATATTAATTAGAGATTGATGATTTGGGATCCAATTATCAGTCCAAAAATTTATCAAGTGGCCATTCTCCACCCtctaaattgaattattttggAAGTTCTCCCAACTTGTCTTTATGCCTTGCCAGAAGTCATGCCATTCATCTTCATGTCATATAAGccaatatattaaattttatcccACATCATTATTTTAGTAGCAGTTGAAAAAgataaagatatttttttagtgtATCATTCAccattatagttttttttgacaCAATTCAGCATTATAGTAGGTAGTGTAGCTTTCTGATTTAGAGAaactttttcttaaatattGTTTATTGTGTCATTCATCTTTTTAAATTGCCAGGTTAGCTTTCTGATGGTAGACTAACCTTAAAGTTCTGtccaaataaaataagaaatcatgtaccaaaaaaaaaaagatatcacATGAAAATGTAGAGTCTATTTGCACTTAAATAAAAACTTACAGACAATTTATCAAATCCTTAACAGATAAGAAAATGACTTCTATTTCATGTTTTTTACAAGACATTGTACTCTATCCTTTTGATATAGATAAGATTTGCAGTCATTATTATTAGATAGAGAAAATTTCAGTATGCTAAGTGAAGATCATTATGCTATTATCTTCAGAGAAAGATAGGTAGGTTTTGATGATTGATATTTTGGTATATATATTAggtcaaaattaatttacattaaGTAAACAGGTAGAAAGGCAACTTCTTCTCTGCTTACTATGCAATTACCTTGTCAGCTAAGGaaccaataataatttaaggtCGGCTATGAACATCAAGTGGTGGGGGCAATATGGTAAGAcaaacttttttgttttgagaaaaaatttaatGCCAAATCATTCCTACATCATCATCCTCTTTATACTTCACATGCAAGCCATGtttctaatatatataaaaaatccaGTATATAAAAACAAGTTTAATTTACACAgctgtcaaaatatttaattattaaaaacaattgattttaattataattatttctaaagtCACACATAAGAATTAGTGATTTGTTGgcaatatatcaaaattaaaattaagatgtGTCTACTAGACAACGGGGTTATGTGTGAATGCATAGATTACAAGTAGCTGTGAATATGATGCTAGCTTAATACCAGTTGTAATCTTTCCCTTGATTTTATGAGATGGAACATATATTCTTGATTGGTAGGTTATCTATCATTTGTGGTATAAATGCAATCTTTATTGTTATGAAAGCTGAATTATCATTTAATACTTAACATGGTTAATAGAAAAGTAAGTAACAGATGAGACCAACAAAAGTCCATATTTGATTAAATGAATCATAGTCGCATTAGTTTATGTCATCTGATATTGAATGTCCTTGAAGATTTTCACAGAAATGTGCCTCATGTTTAATGTAGTGAAGATTGAGTTATAAACTTGAGGTAACAACTTTGTCTGTTAAATCATGAAACCAAAAGTTTAAGAAACaactaacttttttaataacaaaatgatgTAAAATATTTGTACACTTCTGGAACCTCTGCAACTTCAATGAATGATTGATGAAGCAGAAGGGATTAACAAATTCATTTCACTTCTACAGTTTTTCCCTCTGAGCTAGAGAGGTAGCCTGTTGGAGATATCTTAAAGCTTTCTTGTAATTAAAGAAACTCATAAACCAGAAGTCGAAACCGTCTACAGTGACTATTTCTATGTACTTCTCTGAAGGTTTCTTCACACTTTGACTTTGGTTGACATGCTGTATCTTTTCACGAGGAATTGAGACCtgaaattataaacaaattaagGTTAAGGATACATATTTGCGAAATGAAGAAAATATTGGGTATGATTCATAGTTAGTGATAAGTGGACATGTCAATCGAACGTGGGAGAAGCCCTCTACGGTACGGTTATGAGGTGATTTTGTAAACTGAATCGTAATATTTAAACACAAGTTTCATAATGTAAATCCTAAGTTTGAATGCAGTGGGAGATGTAGGTACAGTTGGCCGAATTCCAGTCAAACATTGTGTGTTCTAGGTTTGcgttttttgtatttttttttttttgaattataaaagaaattgaGCATTAAGATGGACATTATAAAAAAGTAAGAAAATTACCTTATAGTGGACTCTATTCAATTCTCCATTTGGGGAAGAAATTTTGATGGATCTTTCACTACAAAAAGCAACTTTGTGAGTTGATATGAAGAGGAGGCCAGCTATAGGACCTGATGTGGTTGATAAGGAGCACAGTGATGCTTTCAACAGCTTCTCTTCATCTTTAACACTAAAAAGTTGCCTAAACACTTTCTCTACTCCTCCAACCTGAAGAATTCTTGCTCCCAATCTCAACTTTCCTTTTACTGTATCTGCTATCTTTGGTCCCAATCTCACTGCAGGTTAGAGTAACAGTTTCAACCTATCAGTTATACAGCTTCATTCTATTTCGCAATCATgtcaaatttgaaaatatgtatGATACATA
The genomic region above belongs to Cicer arietinum cultivar CDC Frontier isolate Library 1 chromosome 4, Cicar.CDCFrontier_v2.0, whole genome shotgun sequence and contains:
- the LOC101491865 gene encoding E3 ubiquitin-protein ligase CIP8, with protein sequence MSEAPSQPPLPATDSPPPYWCYHCDKRVSVETVANLPDVICGECKNGFVESISTPSRSRSPSSSSDDPNFGSQFLQVLRLIAQSSRDDDASPPPPPTRSPENDFLRIELGGWDHNDEENDDDEFHNNDGEDHEGTVEEQEDRSGNDDSHWDEEDMRRRRRDLLRLRIRDLATRTRSMQNRILDWAEILMGLEDNSIEFRLQAPESDRYVGNPEDYVDAAEYEALLQTLAESDGSGRGGAPPASKSAVEALPTVKIVSESEVVGCAVCKDMIGVGEMAKRLPCGHEYHGDCIVPWLSSRNSCPVCRFELPTDDKEYEEERASCSGSGRGGGGGGAGASTTM
- the LOC101492201 gene encoding putative GEM-like protein 8, giving the protein MKTSFLHELLDGISISSTYPVGKSSKRYLPDSSGKYCKSITKSKQGKLNSVLTKMNMFGRKGDGSAHGVREHVRLGPKIADTVKGKLRLGARILQVGGVEKVFRQLFSVKDEEKLLKASLCSLSTTSGPIAGLLFISTHKVAFCSERSIKISSPNGELNRVHYKVSIPREKIQHVNQSQSVKKPSEKYIEIVTVDGFDFWFMSFFNYKKALRYLQQATSLAQREKL
- the LOC101491557 gene encoding uncharacterized protein → MSSKSTEENGISGLCINDALTDDELRSILAKVESDKDKETFGLVCKQWLRLQSTERKKLAARAGPHMLRKMADRFTRLVELDLAQSISRSFFPGVTDSDLGVVATGFRCLRILNLQNCKGITDVGMKAIGDGLSLLQSLDVTYCRKLTDKGLSAVAKGCRELRILHLAGCRFVTDSILKALSENCRNLEELGLQGCTSITDNGLINLASGCQRIKFLDINKCSNVSDVGVSSICKACSSSLKTLKLLDCYKIGDETILSLAKFCDNLETLNIGGCRDVSNDAIKLLATACRNNLKNLRMDWCLNIADSSLSCILSQCRNLVALDIGCCEEVTDTAFHLISGEEPGLRLNFLKVSNCPKITVVGIGILVGKCSYLEYLDVRSCPHITKAGLDEAGFHFPDFCKINFDGSINEPAVLL